One Panthera leo isolate Ple1 chromosome B1, P.leo_Ple1_pat1.1, whole genome shotgun sequence DNA window includes the following coding sequences:
- the KIAA0232 gene encoding uncharacterized protein KIAA0232 homolog isoform X11, protein MKKQAAVQCLRSASDESSGIETLVEELCSRLKDLQSKQEEKIHKKLEGSPSPEAELSPTAKDQVEMKHVLSTSCVRDTEESEVNETVLPLSYVLNQDLGTGYYEAFPPLSEKPVCLQEIMTVWNRSKVCSYSSSSSSSTAPPASTDTSSPKDCNSEGEASKERSREAGTTAHERAQSKSRSEKEDRFGHGATEEKPALYKKQVRHKPEGRIRPRSWSSGSSEAGSSSSGPRGELKASVKCVKVRHKTREVRNKKGRNGPGRLSLKPGDKAERAVHAAGSSSSGSGGGGGGGGGSVKPLCRRGKRPLKDPGRRDPGSAEGRDLSLESRNDREYKEEPLWYTEPIAEYFVPLSRKSKLETTYRNRPDASHLPSEAADELSESVRGLCISNNNMHKTYLAAGTFIDGHFVEMPAVINEDVDLTGTSFCPLPEDNKYLDGIHLSELTHFYEVDIDQSMLDPGASETTQGESRILNMIRQKSKEKTDFEAECCIVLDGMELQGERAIWTDSTSSVGAEGLFLQDLGNLAQFWECCSSSSGDADGESFGGDSPIRLSPILDSTALNPHLLAGNQELFSDINEGSGINSCFSVFEVQCSNSVLPFSFETLNLGNENTDSSANMLGKTQSRLLIWTKNSAFEENEHCSNLSTRTCSPWSHSEETRSDNETLNIQFEESTQFNAEDMNYVVPRVSSNYVDEELLDFLQDETCQQNSRTLGEIPTLVFKQTSKLESVCGIQLEQKTEPKTLETARGCGESGPRGGGYSSGVIKDIWTKMADGGSVAAADVERTDEELFPTDVTNCCCCRDAEAEAETLREPSKAVQRSEYRLWEGQKESPDKRAFVSGELSKVDGGDYTTPSKPWDAAQDKENTFILGGVYGELKTFSSDGEWAVVPPGPTKGSLLQCAASDVVTIAGTDVFMTPGNSFAPGHRQLWKPFVSFEQNDSPRSGENGLNKGFSFIFHEDLLGACGNFQVEDPGLEYSFSSFDLSNPFSQVLHVECSFEPEGIASFSPSFKPKSILCSDSDGEAFHPRICGVDRTQYRAIRISPRTHFRPISASELSPGGGSESEFESEKEEANLPIPSQADAFEDPQADLQPLEEDAEKEGHYYGKSELESGKFLPRLKKSGMEKSAQTSLDSQEESAGILPAGKRNQCLECGMNESPEIALQSSEANCKIMAQCEEEINNFCSCKAGCQFPAYEDNPVSSGQLEEIGKKEKEGRSEILHPTTAIFLRFLFPVLNTDVQGMNRSQEKQTWWEKALYSPLFPASECEECYTNAKGENGIEECPDGKDMPSNEERPLDFNRVSSVYEARCAGERNARAKPNGFHRKISSSASSASEGSGSDGGGEWADPGEEELFSRTHL, encoded by the exons atgaaaaaacaggcTGCTGTCCAGTGTCTTCGTTCTGCTTCTGATGAA AGCTCTGGTATCGAGACTCTGGTGGAGGAGCTCTGCTCCAGACTGAAAGACCTGCAGAGTAAGCAAG AAGAGAAGATTCACAAAAAGTTAGAGGGGTCTCCCTCTCCAGAGGCAGAGTTATCCCCTACAGCAAAGGATCAAGTGGAAAT GAAACATGTGTTGAGCACTTCTTGTGTGCGTGACACTGAGGAGTCAGAGGTGAATGAGACGGTCCTGCCCTTGTCGTACGTACTGAATCAGGATTTGGGAACTGG GTACTACGAAGCGTTCCCACCGCTGTCCGAGAAGCCGGTCTGCCTGCAGGAGATCATGACCGTGTGGAACAGGTCTAAAGTCTGTTCTTACTCCAGCTCTTCGTCGTCGTCCACGGCGCCCCCCGCCAGCACAGACACGTCCTCCCCCAAAGACTGCAACAGCGAAGGCGAAGCGAGCAAGGAGAGAAGCCGCGAGGCGGGCACCACTGCACACGAGAGAGCCCAGAGCAAGAGCAGAAGCGAGAAGGAGGACCGGTTCGGGCACGGCGCCACGGAAGAGAAGCCCGCCCTGTACAAAAAGCAGGTCCGACACAAACCTGAGGGACGGATTCGCCCTCGCTCGTGGTCCTCCGGCTCGAGTGAAGCGGGCTCAAGTTCGAGCGGTCCTCGGGGAGAACTAAAAGCCTCCGTGAAGTGCGTGAAAGTCCGACACAAGACGCGAGAAGTTCGGAACAAGAAAGGGCGGAACGGGCCGGGCAGGCTGTCGCTGAAGCCCGGCGACAAGGCCGAGCGGGCCGTCCACGCCgccggcagcagcagcagcggcagcggcggcggcggcggcggcggcggcggctctgTCAAGCCGCTGTGCCGGCGCGGGAAGAGGCCCCTGAAGGACCCGGGGAGGAGAGACCCCGGGAGCGCCGAAGGAAGAGACCTGTCCCTGGAGAGCAGAAACGACAGGGAGTACAAGGAGGAGCCGCTGTGGTACACGGAGCCGATTGCCGAGTATTTCGTTCCTCTGAGCAGGAAAAGCAAGCTAGAGACCACCTACCGAAACAGACCGGATGCGAGCCACCTGCCGTCGGAGGCGGCGGACGAGTTGTCCGAGTCCGTGCGCGGTCTTTGTATCAGCAACAATAATATGCATAAAACATACCTCGCAGCAGGTACTTTCATCGATGGTCATTTTGTAGAAATGCCTGCGGTCATCAATGAGGATGTTGACCTCACTGGGACCTCGTTCTGTCCTCTCCCGGAGGACAACAAATATCTGGATGGTATTCATCTGTCAGAATTAACACACTTCTATGAAGTGGACATTGATCAATCCATGTTGGATCCTGGTGCCTCAGAAACCACGCAAGGAGAAAGTCGGATTTTGAATATGATTCgacaaaaaagcaaagagaaaaccgATTTTGAGGCAGAATGTTGCATAGTGTTAGATGGAATGGAGTTGCAAGGGGAACGTGCAATATGGACAGATTCTACCAGCTCCGTGGGCGCCGAGGGCTTATTCCTGCAAGACCTCGGCAATCTGGCTCAGTTCTGGGAGTGCTGTTCATCCAGCTCGGGCGATGCCGACGGGGAGAGTTTTGGGGGGGATTCTCCAATCAGACTCTCCCCGATCTTGGACAGCACGGCGCTCAATCCACATTTGCTTGCTGGCAATCAGGAGCTCTTTTCAGATATTAATGAAGGATCTGGTATAAACTCTTGTTTTTCAGTGTTTGAAGTGCAATGCAGTAATTCTGTTTTACCGTTTTCTTTTGAAACACTCAACTTGGGGaatgaaaatacagattctaGTGCTAATATGCTTGGGAAAACACAGTCTAGATTGCTAATATGGACCAAAAATAGTGCCTTTGAAGAAAACGAACACTGTTCTAATCTCTCAACGAGAACTTGTAGCCCATGGTCCCATTCGGAAGAGACGCGTTCAGACAACGAGACGTTAAATATTCAGTTTGAAGAGTCCACGCAGTTTAACGCAGAAGATATGAATTATGTGGTTCCTAGAGTCTCGTCAAATTATGTAGATGAAGAACTTCTAGATTTCTTGCAAGACGAAACTTGCCAGCAAAACAGTAGAACGTTGGGAGAAATTCCCACCTTAGTCTTCAAACAAACATCGAAGCTAGAATCTGTCTGCGGTATTCAGCTAGAACAAAAAACGGAACCCAAAACCTTGGAAACTGCGCGAGGGTGTGGCGAGAGCGGTCCACGTGGAGGCGGTTACAGCTCAGGGGTCATTAAAGACATTTGGACAAAGATGGCAGACGGGGGTTCTGTCGCTGCGGCGGACGTAGAGCGAACGGACGAGGAGTTGTTCCCGACCGACGTCACCAACTGCTGCTGCTGCCGGGACGCCGAGGCCGAGGCCGAGACCCTCCGGGAGCCCAGCAAGGCCGTGCAGAGGTCGGAGTACCGTCTGTGGGAGGGCCAGAAGGAGAGCCCGGACAAGAGAGCTTTTGTGTCCGGGGAGCTGTCGAAGGTGGACGGTGGCGACTACACTACGCCCTCGAAACCTTGGGACGCGGCCCAGGACAAAGAGAACACTTTCATTCTCGGAGGAGTTTACGGAGAACTCAAGACCTTCAGCAGTGACGGGGAGTGGGCGGTCGTCCCGCCCGGTCCCACGAAGGGAAGCCTGCTGCAGTGTGCGGCTTCTGACGTGGTGACCATAGCAGGTACGGATGTCTTCATGACCCCGGGAAACAGTTTCGCTCCCGGTCACAGGCAGTTGTGGAAACCCTTCGTGTCGTTTGAGCAGAACGATTCGCCGAGGAGTGgggaaaatggattaaataagggattttcttttatcttccatGAAGACTTACTAGGAGCTTGTGGTAACTTTCAGGTTGAGGATCCCGGGCTTGaatattccttctcttcctttgactTAAGCAATCCGTTCTCACAAGTTCTTCACGTGGAGTGTTCATTCGAACCCGAAGGGATTGCCTCTTTCAGCCCGAGTTTTAAACCGAAATCCATCCTGTGCTCTGATTCGGACGGCGAAGCGTTTCACCCCAGGATATGTGGCGTCGACAGAACACAGTACAGGGCTATTCGGATCTCTCCGAGGACTCACTTCCGCCCCATTTCTGCATCTGAGCTGTCCCCGGGGGGAGGAAGTGAGTCGGAATTTGAATctgagaaagaggaagcaaaTCTGCCCATTCCTTCTCAAGCCGATGCGTTTGAAGATCCACAGGCAGATCTCCAGCCACTGGAAgaagatgcggagaaagaagGCCATTACTATGGAAAATCAGAGCTCGAGTCTGGAAAATTCCTTCCCAGGTTAAAAAAGTCTGGCATGGAAAAGAGCGCTCAGACATCACTGGATTCTCAGGAGGAATCAGCCGGGATTCTGCCAGCGGGGAAGCGGAATCAGTGTTTGGAGTGTGGCATGAATGAGTCTCCGGAAATTGCTTTACAAAGCTCAGAAGCAAATTGTAAAATAATGGCACAATGCGaggaagaaattaataatttttgcAGTTGCAAAGCAGGTTGTCAGTTTCCTGCTTATGAAGATAATCCAGTTTCTTCGGGACAGCTGGAAGAG attgggaagaaagaaaaagagggaagaagcgAGATTCTACATCCTACCACTGCCATATTCCTTCGCTTTCTA TTTCCTGTATTGAACACTGATGTTCAAGGAATGAATAGAAGTCAAGAAAAACAGACTTGGTGGGAAAAAGCCTTGTACTCTCCTCTTTTTCCTGCGTCAGAGTGTGAAG
- the KIAA0232 gene encoding uncharacterized protein KIAA0232 homolog isoform X12, which produces MTVWNRSKVCSYSSSSSSSTAPPASTDTSSPKDCNSEGEASKERSREAGTTAHERAQSKSRSEKEDRFGHGATEEKPALYKKQVRHKPEGRIRPRSWSSGSSEAGSSSSGPRGELKASVKCVKVRHKTREVRNKKGRNGPGRLSLKPGDKAERAVHAAGSSSSGSGGGGGGGGGSVKPLCRRGKRPLKDPGRRDPGSAEGRDLSLESRNDREYKEEPLWYTEPIAEYFVPLSRKSKLETTYRNRPDASHLPSEAADELSESVRGLCISNNNMHKTYLAAGTFIDGHFVEMPAVINEDVDLTGTSFCPLPEDNKYLDGIHLSELTHFYEVDIDQSMLDPGASETTQGESRILNMIRQKSKEKTDFEAECCIVLDGMELQGERAIWTDSTSSVGAEGLFLQDLGNLAQFWECCSSSSGDADGESFGGDSPIRLSPILDSTALNPHLLAGNQELFSDINEGSGINSCFSVFEVQCSNSVLPFSFETLNLGNENTDSSANMLGKTQSRLLIWTKNSAFEENEHCSNLSTRTCSPWSHSEETRSDNETLNIQFEESTQFNAEDMNYVVPRVSSNYVDEELLDFLQDETCQQNSRTLGEIPTLVFKQTSKLESVCGIQLEQKTEPKTLETARGCGESGPRGGGYSSGVIKDIWTKMADGGSVAAADVERTDEELFPTDVTNCCCCRDAEAEAETLREPSKAVQRSEYRLWEGQKESPDKRAFVSGELSKVDGGDYTTPSKPWDAAQDKENTFILGGVYGELKTFSSDGEWAVVPPGPTKGSLLQCAASDVVTIAGTDVFMTPGNSFAPGHRQLWKPFVSFEQNDSPRSGENGLNKGFSFIFHEDLLGACGNFQVEDPGLEYSFSSFDLSNPFSQVLHVECSFEPEGIASFSPSFKPKSILCSDSDGEAFHPRICGVDRTQYRAIRISPRTHFRPISASELSPGGGSESEFESEKEEANLPIPSQADAFEDPQADLQPLEEDAEKEGHYYGKSELESGKFLPRLKKSGMEKSAQTSLDSQEESAGILPAGKRNQCLECGMNESPEIALQSSEANCKIMAQCEEEINNFCSCKAGCQFPAYEDNPVSSGQLEEIGKKEKEGRSEILHPTTAIFLRFLFPVLNTDVQGMNRSQEKQTWWEKALYSPLFPASECEECYTNAKGENGIEECPDGKDMPSNEERPLDFNRVSSVYEARCAGERNARAKPNGFHRKISSSASSASEGSGSDGGGEWADPGEEELFSRTHL; this is translated from the exons ATGACCGTGTGGAACAGGTCTAAAGTCTGTTCTTACTCCAGCTCTTCGTCGTCGTCCACGGCGCCCCCCGCCAGCACAGACACGTCCTCCCCCAAAGACTGCAACAGCGAAGGCGAAGCGAGCAAGGAGAGAAGCCGCGAGGCGGGCACCACTGCACACGAGAGAGCCCAGAGCAAGAGCAGAAGCGAGAAGGAGGACCGGTTCGGGCACGGCGCCACGGAAGAGAAGCCCGCCCTGTACAAAAAGCAGGTCCGACACAAACCTGAGGGACGGATTCGCCCTCGCTCGTGGTCCTCCGGCTCGAGTGAAGCGGGCTCAAGTTCGAGCGGTCCTCGGGGAGAACTAAAAGCCTCCGTGAAGTGCGTGAAAGTCCGACACAAGACGCGAGAAGTTCGGAACAAGAAAGGGCGGAACGGGCCGGGCAGGCTGTCGCTGAAGCCCGGCGACAAGGCCGAGCGGGCCGTCCACGCCgccggcagcagcagcagcggcagcggcggcggcggcggcggcggcggcggctctgTCAAGCCGCTGTGCCGGCGCGGGAAGAGGCCCCTGAAGGACCCGGGGAGGAGAGACCCCGGGAGCGCCGAAGGAAGAGACCTGTCCCTGGAGAGCAGAAACGACAGGGAGTACAAGGAGGAGCCGCTGTGGTACACGGAGCCGATTGCCGAGTATTTCGTTCCTCTGAGCAGGAAAAGCAAGCTAGAGACCACCTACCGAAACAGACCGGATGCGAGCCACCTGCCGTCGGAGGCGGCGGACGAGTTGTCCGAGTCCGTGCGCGGTCTTTGTATCAGCAACAATAATATGCATAAAACATACCTCGCAGCAGGTACTTTCATCGATGGTCATTTTGTAGAAATGCCTGCGGTCATCAATGAGGATGTTGACCTCACTGGGACCTCGTTCTGTCCTCTCCCGGAGGACAACAAATATCTGGATGGTATTCATCTGTCAGAATTAACACACTTCTATGAAGTGGACATTGATCAATCCATGTTGGATCCTGGTGCCTCAGAAACCACGCAAGGAGAAAGTCGGATTTTGAATATGATTCgacaaaaaagcaaagagaaaaccgATTTTGAGGCAGAATGTTGCATAGTGTTAGATGGAATGGAGTTGCAAGGGGAACGTGCAATATGGACAGATTCTACCAGCTCCGTGGGCGCCGAGGGCTTATTCCTGCAAGACCTCGGCAATCTGGCTCAGTTCTGGGAGTGCTGTTCATCCAGCTCGGGCGATGCCGACGGGGAGAGTTTTGGGGGGGATTCTCCAATCAGACTCTCCCCGATCTTGGACAGCACGGCGCTCAATCCACATTTGCTTGCTGGCAATCAGGAGCTCTTTTCAGATATTAATGAAGGATCTGGTATAAACTCTTGTTTTTCAGTGTTTGAAGTGCAATGCAGTAATTCTGTTTTACCGTTTTCTTTTGAAACACTCAACTTGGGGaatgaaaatacagattctaGTGCTAATATGCTTGGGAAAACACAGTCTAGATTGCTAATATGGACCAAAAATAGTGCCTTTGAAGAAAACGAACACTGTTCTAATCTCTCAACGAGAACTTGTAGCCCATGGTCCCATTCGGAAGAGACGCGTTCAGACAACGAGACGTTAAATATTCAGTTTGAAGAGTCCACGCAGTTTAACGCAGAAGATATGAATTATGTGGTTCCTAGAGTCTCGTCAAATTATGTAGATGAAGAACTTCTAGATTTCTTGCAAGACGAAACTTGCCAGCAAAACAGTAGAACGTTGGGAGAAATTCCCACCTTAGTCTTCAAACAAACATCGAAGCTAGAATCTGTCTGCGGTATTCAGCTAGAACAAAAAACGGAACCCAAAACCTTGGAAACTGCGCGAGGGTGTGGCGAGAGCGGTCCACGTGGAGGCGGTTACAGCTCAGGGGTCATTAAAGACATTTGGACAAAGATGGCAGACGGGGGTTCTGTCGCTGCGGCGGACGTAGAGCGAACGGACGAGGAGTTGTTCCCGACCGACGTCACCAACTGCTGCTGCTGCCGGGACGCCGAGGCCGAGGCCGAGACCCTCCGGGAGCCCAGCAAGGCCGTGCAGAGGTCGGAGTACCGTCTGTGGGAGGGCCAGAAGGAGAGCCCGGACAAGAGAGCTTTTGTGTCCGGGGAGCTGTCGAAGGTGGACGGTGGCGACTACACTACGCCCTCGAAACCTTGGGACGCGGCCCAGGACAAAGAGAACACTTTCATTCTCGGAGGAGTTTACGGAGAACTCAAGACCTTCAGCAGTGACGGGGAGTGGGCGGTCGTCCCGCCCGGTCCCACGAAGGGAAGCCTGCTGCAGTGTGCGGCTTCTGACGTGGTGACCATAGCAGGTACGGATGTCTTCATGACCCCGGGAAACAGTTTCGCTCCCGGTCACAGGCAGTTGTGGAAACCCTTCGTGTCGTTTGAGCAGAACGATTCGCCGAGGAGTGgggaaaatggattaaataagggattttcttttatcttccatGAAGACTTACTAGGAGCTTGTGGTAACTTTCAGGTTGAGGATCCCGGGCTTGaatattccttctcttcctttgactTAAGCAATCCGTTCTCACAAGTTCTTCACGTGGAGTGTTCATTCGAACCCGAAGGGATTGCCTCTTTCAGCCCGAGTTTTAAACCGAAATCCATCCTGTGCTCTGATTCGGACGGCGAAGCGTTTCACCCCAGGATATGTGGCGTCGACAGAACACAGTACAGGGCTATTCGGATCTCTCCGAGGACTCACTTCCGCCCCATTTCTGCATCTGAGCTGTCCCCGGGGGGAGGAAGTGAGTCGGAATTTGAATctgagaaagaggaagcaaaTCTGCCCATTCCTTCTCAAGCCGATGCGTTTGAAGATCCACAGGCAGATCTCCAGCCACTGGAAgaagatgcggagaaagaagGCCATTACTATGGAAAATCAGAGCTCGAGTCTGGAAAATTCCTTCCCAGGTTAAAAAAGTCTGGCATGGAAAAGAGCGCTCAGACATCACTGGATTCTCAGGAGGAATCAGCCGGGATTCTGCCAGCGGGGAAGCGGAATCAGTGTTTGGAGTGTGGCATGAATGAGTCTCCGGAAATTGCTTTACAAAGCTCAGAAGCAAATTGTAAAATAATGGCACAATGCGaggaagaaattaataatttttgcAGTTGCAAAGCAGGTTGTCAGTTTCCTGCTTATGAAGATAATCCAGTTTCTTCGGGACAGCTGGAAGAG attgggaagaaagaaaaagagggaagaagcgAGATTCTACATCCTACCACTGCCATATTCCTTCGCTTTCTA TTTCCTGTATTGAACACTGATGTTCAAGGAATGAATAGAAGTCAAGAAAAACAGACTTGGTGGGAAAAAGCCTTGTACTCTCCTCTTTTTCCTGCGTCAGAGTGTGAAG